TCATGCCGGTGGCGGTCATCACGGGGGCGTCGAAGGGGCTGGGGCGGGCGCTCGCCGAGGCGCTGGCCGGGCGCGGCTGGGATCTGGTGCTGGACGCCCGCGGCGCGCGGGCGCTGGAGGAGACGGCGGCGGCGCTCGCCGGGCTCGGGGCGCGGGTGACGGCCCTGCCGGGGGACGTCACGGACGCCGGGCACCGCGCGCGGCTGGTGGCGGAGGCCTGGCGGCTGGGCGGGGTGGACCTGCTGGTGCACAACGCGAGCGCGCTGGGCGCGGAGCCGCTGGTGCGGCTGGAGGAGCTGGCCCCGGACGGGCTGCGCCGGGCGCTGGAGGTGAACGTGGTGGCCGCGCTGGGCCTGGTTCAGGAGGCGCTGCCGCTGCTGCGGGCCTCGGCGGCGGGCACGGTCGTGGTCGTCAGCTCGGACGCGGCCGTGGAGGCGTACGGGTCGTGGGGCGGTTACGGGGCGTCGAAGGCGGCCCTGGACCGGCTGGCGGCGGTGCTGGCCGTGGAGGAGCCGGGGCTGCGGGTGTGGGCGGTGGACCCCGGGGACATGGCGACCGACCTGTACGCGGCGGCCGTACCGGACGACGACGCGCCGCGGCCCGAGCCGGCCCGCGTGGTGCCGGCGTTCCTCCGGCTGCTGGAGGAGCGGCCGGCGAGCGGGCGGTACGCGGCGGCCGCGCTGTCGGCGGGTGCGCGATGAGGGCGCCGGCCCTGCGGGTGCCCGAGGCGCTGTCCGCGCGGGTGCCGGCCGAGCAGCGGGGGCCGGGACTGGACCGGGACGCCGTACGGCTGCTGGTGTCGCGCGGGACGCGGGTGTCGCACCACGCGTTCGGGGAGCTGCCCCGGCTGCTGCGGGCCGGTGACCTGCTGGTGGTGAACACCTCGCCGACGCTGGCCGCGGCGGTGGACGGGCTGCTGGGGCACGCGCGCGTGGTGGTGCACTTCTCCGCCCGGGGGGACGACGGCCGGTGGGCGGTGGAGCTGCGGGAGCCGGACGGGCGGGGCACCACGCGTGCGCGTGCGGGCGGGCCGGCGGGAGCGGTGCTGTGTCTTCCGGCGGGTGCCCGGCTGCTGGTGGAGGAGCCGCTGGGCGAGGGCGGCGGGCGGCTGTGGTGGGCACGGGCGGAGGGTGCGGACGTCCGCGCGGTGCTGCGGGAGCACGGGCGGCCCATTCGCTACTCCTATACGGAGCGGGATCAGCCGTTGTCCGCGTACCAGACGGTGTTCGCGCTGCCGTCGCCCGACGGGGAGGGGAGCGCGGAGATGCCGAGTGCGGCGCGGCCCTTCACCCACCGGATGGTGACGGAGCTGGTGAGCCGTGGGGTGCGGTTCGCGCCGGTCGTGCTGCACGCGGGGGTGGCGTCGGCGGAGGCGCACGAGCCGCCGGCCGCGGAGCGGTTCGCGGTGCCGGAGACGTCGGCGCGGCTGATCGACGCGACGCGCGCGGCCGGGGGCCGGGTGATCGCCGTGGGGACGACGGCGGTGCGCGCGGTGGAGTCGGCGGTGGACGCCGGCGGGGTCGTGCGCGCGCGTGCGGGGTGGACGGATCTGGTGGTCACCCCGGAGCGGGGGGTGCGGGGGGTGGA
Above is a genomic segment from Streptomyces glaucescens containing:
- a CDS encoding SDR family NAD(P)-dependent oxidoreductase; its protein translation is MPVAVITGASKGLGRALAEALAGRGWDLVLDARGARALEETAAALAGLGARVTALPGDVTDAGHRARLVAEAWRLGGVDLLVHNASALGAEPLVRLEELAPDGLRRALEVNVVAALGLVQEALPLLRASAAGTVVVVSSDAAVEAYGSWGGYGASKAALDRLAAVLAVEEPGLRVWAVDPGDMATDLYAAAVPDDDAPRPEPARVVPAFLRLLEERPASGRYAAAALSAGAR
- a CDS encoding S-adenosylmethionine:tRNA ribosyltransferase-isomerase is translated as MRAPALRVPEALSARVPAEQRGPGLDRDAVRLLVSRGTRVSHHAFGELPRLLRAGDLLVVNTSPTLAAAVDGLLGHARVVVHFSARGDDGRWAVELREPDGRGTTRARAGGPAGAVLCLPAGARLLVEEPLGEGGGRLWWARAEGADVRAVLREHGRPIRYSYTERDQPLSAYQTVFALPSPDGEGSAEMPSAARPFTHRMVTELVSRGVRFAPVVLHAGVASAEAHEPPAAERFAVPETSARLIDATRAAGGRVIAVGTTAVRAVESAVDAGGVVRARAGWTDLVVTPERGVRGVDGLLTGLHEPEASHLLMLRAVAGRAAVERGYEEAVRGRCLWHEFGDVHLVLPDKPLTQSVARATLGESAARVM